CCGCAGCTGGCCGGCAGCCTGCTCTTCGTCTTCCTGCCGCTGGCGCTCGTGTTCTACTACAGCCTCAACGAGTGGAACGTCCTGGCGGACACCTTCAGCTTCGTCGGGGCCGAGAACTACCAGCAGTTGCTGAGCGACCCCAACGTGCCATCGGTGCTGATGGCCACCGGGTTCTTCTCGATCGGCCTGGTCGTCTTCAACCTGTCGCTGGCGTTGCTGCTGGCCGTCCTGCTGAACCAGCGGCTGCGCGGGACCACGGTGTTCAGGACGCTGTTCTTCTCCCCGGTGGTCGTCTCGCTCGTGGCGTGGACGATCGTGTGGGGATTCCTGCTGCAGAAGAACGGTGGGATCAACGCGATCCTTCAGGTCTTCGGCATCGAAGGGCCCAACTGGCTGCGTACCGGCACGTGGGCGATGGTCTCGGTGATCGTGGTACAGGTCTTCAAGAACGTCGGCCTGAACATGGTGCTCTTCCTGGCCGCCCTGCAGGGCGTGCCTCGCGAGCTCTTCGAGGCGGCCCGGCTGGACGGCGCATCGGCGTGGACCCAGTTCCGGCGGATCACGCTGCCGATGATCAGCCCCACCGTGCTGCTCACCTCGATCATCACGGTCGCCGGGTCGCTGCAGGTGTTCGCCCAGATCGCGGTGCTCACCCAGGGCGGTCCCGGCACCTCGACCACCGTGCTCGTCTACTACCTGTACCAGCAGGCCTTCCAATTCCACCACTTCGGCTACGGGGCCACGCTGTCGGTGCTGCTGTTCGTGATCGTGCTCGCCCTC
This window of the Nonomuraea africana genome carries:
- a CDS encoding carbohydrate ABC transporter permease, with the translated sequence MTVQSQSQSQSLARTARHTGRAGWWTTRRRDHLLGYLFIAPQLAGSLLFVFLPLALVFYYSLNEWNVLADTFSFVGAENYQQLLSDPNVPSVLMATGFFSIGLVVFNLSLALLLAVLLNQRLRGTTVFRTLFFSPVVVSLVAWTIVWGFLLQKNGGINAILQVFGIEGPNWLRTGTWAMVSVIVVQVFKNVGLNMVLFLAALQGVPRELFEAARLDGASAWTQFRRITLPMISPTVLLTSIITVAGSLQVFAQIAVLTQGGPGTSTTVLVYYLYQQAFQFHHFGYGATLSVLLFVIVLALTLLQWRMRRRWVFHEA